In a single window of the Melioribacteraceae bacterium genome:
- the lhgO gene encoding L-2-hydroxyglutarate oxidase, with protein MNIAIVGGGIIGLATAYKAQEKYPQAKIILFEKEDEVGLHQSSRNSGVLHCGLYYKPGSLKAKLAVSGIRQMTKFCLDHNLPHDICGKIVVATDEREISLMRDLAKRGEENGLSGLKILDKSEILKREPFVNALKALLVPQEGIVDYKEVMNKLASIIESKEGVIKTGAVILGSVEKNNKVILKTAEGEIEFDHIYYCSGLFSDRLYEKVTGKSSPVKIIPFRGDYYKIKSDRDALVNHLIYPVPDPKYPFLGVHFTRLMKGGREVGPNAVLAFKREGYSFTDFSLKDTLDTLSYGGFQKFIINNFSFTLSELISSLSKSKFLAKAKKMIPDVELDDLEKGTSGVRAQAIDKSGKLVMDFIIEKRGRETFLLNAPSPGATASLAIADYLISN; from the coding sequence ATGAATATTGCTATAGTAGGCGGGGGAATAATCGGACTGGCAACAGCTTATAAAGCTCAAGAGAAATATCCGCAGGCAAAAATTATTTTATTTGAAAAAGAGGATGAGGTTGGTCTTCATCAGTCAAGCAGAAACTCCGGTGTGCTTCATTGCGGCTTGTACTATAAACCTGGTTCACTAAAAGCAAAACTTGCGGTTAGTGGAATTAGGCAAATGACTAAATTCTGCTTAGATCATAACCTACCACACGATATCTGCGGTAAGATTGTTGTTGCTACCGATGAGAGGGAAATTAGTCTCATGCGTGATCTGGCTAAACGTGGAGAGGAAAATGGGTTATCCGGATTAAAAATTTTAGATAAAAGTGAGATTCTAAAAAGAGAACCATTCGTTAATGCACTGAAAGCTCTATTAGTCCCTCAAGAAGGAATAGTTGATTATAAAGAAGTGATGAATAAATTGGCTTCGATAATAGAATCGAAAGAGGGGGTGATTAAAACCGGAGCTGTTATTTTGGGCTCTGTTGAAAAGAATAATAAAGTTATCCTAAAAACCGCTGAGGGGGAAATTGAGTTTGATCATATTTATTACTGTTCGGGATTATTCTCCGACCGGCTTTATGAAAAAGTGACAGGTAAATCCAGTCCGGTTAAAATTATTCCATTTAGAGGTGATTATTATAAAATAAAAAGTGATCGTGATGCTCTTGTCAATCATCTAATTTATCCGGTGCCCGATCCTAAATATCCCTTCTTGGGAGTTCATTTTACTCGCCTAATGAAAGGTGGAAGAGAAGTGGGACCAAATGCGGTTTTAGCTTTCAAAAGAGAAGGATATAGCTTCACCGATTTTTCTTTGAAAGATACTCTAGATACTCTCTCTTATGGGGGATTTCAGAAATTTATAATTAATAATTTCTCATTTACATTAAGCGAACTGATCAGTTCACTTTCTAAGAGTAAATTTTTAGCCAAAGCTAAAAAGATGATTCCGGATGTTGAGTTAGATGATTTAGAAAAGGGAACCTCTGGTGTAAGAGCTCAAGCAATTGATAAAAGCGGTAAACTGGTTATGGATTTTATAATTGAAAAGCGGGGAAGGGAAACATTTCTTCTGAACGCTCCATCACCGGGCGCTACAGCTTCACTAGCAATCGCAGATTATTTAATTAGTAATTAG
- a CDS encoding response regulator yields the protein METKPNILIIEDDELNQQLYMLLLTAKYNLTLCKNSVEFDEVIQDSNFDLFLVDITLQGLKNGLELIGEIRSMSRYESTPIIVVTANAFKVDEVAAYSAGASIFIRKPFVNKELRSAIENSLNIGSNNT from the coding sequence ATGGAAACTAAACCTAATATTCTAATAATTGAAGATGATGAACTAAATCAGCAGTTATATATGCTTCTGCTTACTGCTAAATATAATTTGACTCTCTGCAAAAACTCAGTAGAGTTTGATGAAGTAATCCAAGACTCAAATTTTGATCTTTTTCTTGTTGATATTACTCTTCAAGGTTTGAAAAATGGGCTTGAATTAATAGGTGAAATCAGATCGATGAGCCGGTACGAATCCACACCAATCATTGTGGTTACTGCCAATGCATTTAAAGTAGATGAAGTTGCAGCTTATTCGGCAGGTGCATCAATCTTTATCCGAAAACCATTTGTAAATAAGGAGCTCCGATCAGCAATTGAAAACTCATTAAATATTGGATCTAATAACACTTAG
- a CDS encoding PAS domain S-box protein — MIIIQLIYNLSVLVALSVFSVFIETRFKRNELSGKLLQGILFGLTTIIGMIYPFKFAEGIIFDGRSIVISLCTLFFGPLSGIISALMAAIYRISIGGGGLLMGVFVIIESFLVGYFFYKVKNKDPEQRFTKIKLYQMGLIVHAFMLLLVILLPSKNIMDTYKAISFTVLGIYPLVTVLIGRILLDHEENVTSLKKLTESERKYQLLTEVAPVGIFRTDINGKTTYVNKRWSEISSLSFEEALQDNWMQAVHPDDKKFISADFEKALKEKRVAQNEYRFVRKDGSIAWVLGKAVPQLDSDGQIVGHIGTITDITESKNAARVIAQSERNYREIFNSTGEAIFIHEANTGKILDVNNAMLKMYGYDSKEEVINGNIGDLSADEAMYNEDVAQGYIKKTNEVDRLIFEWYARRKNGQKFWVEISLQKTEIGGKGRVLAVARDINERKNSEDALRKSEERFRNLFENNLAVMMLIDPDDQSIIDANKAAEKFYGWSISELKKMKVNQINTLSSGEIDLEINKARRLGRFHFEFKHRLADGSVRDVEIFSSKIVIEGKDYLYTIVHDITDKKSMEQKNLLLSRVIEQSSISVIITNPEAQIEYVNKGLIEKTGYSLEELLGQNPRILNSGQNPAKLYQEMWKALLSGNEWIGELLNKTKNGDLYWEKNTIFPIVNKEGVITHFVGLKEDITEKKNMLDDLIAAKDRAEHSERLKSEFLSQMSHEIRSPLNVTLNFANLLKDELENQLNDQQLDYFENIETAGKRLMRTVDLILNSSEMQVGTYEPIWTEFDIISDILLSTKSEYQNLASKKNLELKYESNVPNAIIRADKYSVYQIFVNLIDNAIKYTNKGSIAIKVEPALDNKIKITLEDTGIGMSQEYVENLFTPFMQEDRGYSRRFDGNGLGLALVKKYCDLNNAKIEVESKKDVGTKFSVYFELKSDWF, encoded by the coding sequence GTGATCATTATTCAATTAATTTACAATCTCTCTGTCTTAGTTGCGCTGAGCGTTTTTTCCGTTTTTATTGAAACTAGATTTAAGCGGAACGAACTCAGTGGAAAACTGCTGCAAGGTATCCTCTTTGGCTTAACCACAATTATCGGTATGATCTACCCATTCAAGTTTGCCGAAGGAATTATTTTTGACGGCAGATCCATAGTGATAAGTTTATGTACTCTCTTTTTTGGTCCTCTCTCCGGTATAATCTCAGCTCTAATGGCCGCTATTTATAGAATCTCGATTGGAGGCGGTGGTTTGTTGATGGGCGTTTTTGTAATAATTGAATCATTTTTAGTTGGTTATTTCTTTTATAAAGTAAAAAATAAAGATCCCGAACAGCGTTTTACAAAAATTAAACTCTATCAAATGGGGTTGATTGTCCATGCTTTCATGCTCTTACTTGTTATTTTGCTCCCATCCAAAAATATAATGGATACATACAAAGCAATTTCCTTCACAGTGCTCGGAATTTATCCCCTTGTAACAGTACTAATTGGAAGAATTTTATTAGATCATGAAGAAAATGTAACATCACTTAAAAAATTGACTGAGAGTGAAAGAAAGTATCAGCTGCTAACCGAAGTTGCACCCGTTGGAATTTTTAGAACCGATATTAATGGGAAAACTACATATGTAAATAAAAGGTGGAGTGAAATTTCCTCATTAAGTTTTGAGGAGGCTCTTCAAGATAATTGGATGCAAGCAGTTCATCCGGATGATAAAAAATTTATATCTGCCGATTTTGAAAAAGCACTTAAAGAAAAAAGAGTGGCTCAAAACGAATACCGCTTTGTAAGAAAAGATGGATCTATCGCCTGGGTACTGGGCAAGGCGGTACCTCAATTAGATTCGGATGGACAAATAGTTGGGCACATCGGAACTATCACCGATATAACAGAAAGTAAAAATGCGGCTCGGGTAATAGCTCAAAGTGAAAGAAATTATAGGGAAATTTTTAACTCAACCGGCGAGGCAATATTTATTCATGAAGCAAATACTGGCAAAATACTTGACGTTAATAATGCTATGCTGAAAATGTATGGCTACGATTCGAAAGAGGAAGTGATAAATGGAAATATTGGGGATTTGAGTGCCGATGAGGCTATGTACAACGAAGATGTTGCTCAGGGATATATTAAAAAAACTAATGAAGTTGACCGGCTGATATTCGAGTGGTACGCCCGAAGGAAAAATGGCCAAAAGTTCTGGGTCGAAATATCACTCCAAAAAACTGAAATTGGGGGTAAAGGAAGAGTTCTCGCCGTTGCCCGAGATATTAATGAAAGAAAGAACTCTGAAGACGCTCTTAGAAAAAGCGAAGAACGTTTTAGAAATTTGTTTGAAAATAATCTCGCGGTTATGATGCTTATTGATCCGGATGACCAATCTATAATTGATGCCAATAAAGCTGCCGAAAAATTTTATGGCTGGAGTATTTCAGAATTAAAGAAAATGAAAGTAAACCAGATTAATACACTCTCCTCCGGCGAGATTGATCTCGAGATAAATAAAGCTCGTAGGTTGGGGAGATTTCATTTTGAATTTAAACACCGCCTAGCCGATGGTTCAGTTCGGGATGTTGAAATATTTTCCAGCAAAATTGTGATTGAAGGTAAGGACTATCTTTATACTATTGTTCATGATATTACCGACAAAAAATCTATGGAGCAGAAAAATTTATTGCTCAGCCGCGTTATTGAGCAGAGCAGTATAAGCGTTATTATTACTAACCCGGAAGCTCAAATCGAATATGTGAATAAAGGATTGATTGAGAAAACCGGTTATTCACTTGAAGAATTGCTTGGGCAAAATCCAAGAATATTAAATTCTGGTCAAAATCCGGCTAAACTTTATCAAGAAATGTGGAAAGCTCTTCTTTCAGGTAATGAATGGATTGGCGAACTTCTTAATAAAACTAAAAATGGTGATCTCTATTGGGAAAAAAATACAATATTCCCGATTGTAAATAAGGAGGGGGTTATCACTCATTTTGTCGGCCTCAAGGAGGATATCACTGAAAAGAAAAATATGCTCGATGACTTAATTGCCGCTAAAGATAGGGCCGAACACTCTGAACGCCTTAAATCAGAATTTTTATCACAAATGTCTCATGAAATCAGATCACCTCTAAATGTCACTCTCAATTTTGCCAATCTATTAAAAGATGAACTCGAAAATCAACTAAACGATCAGCAGTTAGATTATTTTGAGAATATCGAAACTGCCGGTAAAAGACTTATGCGGACGGTTGACTTAATATTAAATTCTTCTGAGATGCAGGTTGGAACTTATGAACCGATCTGGACTGAATTCGATATAATCAGTGATATTTTGCTCTCGACCAAAAGCGAATATCAAAATTTAGCATCAAAAAAGAATCTTGAATTGAAGTATGAGAGCAATGTTCCTAACGCAATTATTAGAGCCGATAAATATAGTGTTTATCAGATATTTGTAAATCTTATTGATAACGCTATAAAATACACCAACAAAGGGAGTATCGCTATAAAAGTTGAACCTGCTCTCGATAATAAAATTAAAATAACTTTGGAAGATACCGGTATCGGTATGTCGCAAGAATATGTTGAGAATCTATTCACCCCATTTATGCAGGAAGATAGAGGTTACTCGCGCCGCTTCGACGGTAATGGCTTGGGTTTAGCTTTAGTTAAAAAATATTGCGACTTAAATAATGCTAAAATTGAAGTCGAATCTAAAAAAGATGTAGGTACAAAATTTAGTGTATATTTTGAACTCAAATCTGACTGGTTTTAG
- a CDS encoding HDOD domain-containing protein, with translation MISAENPAARTLKKIESLKNLISIPKIILEVNHHLSSDPGNMVKLGKLISRDQGLTTKVVAVANSPLYGLQRKVTSIEFALMIMGTDEIQRIVTAVSLSDSLKFSSNENFNYLDYWKHSMVVGAAAKDISIRLGFSDLSGEAFLAGMLHDVGMQIIAQYFPNEYVAIIDASKNGRKFFDAEKEILGVGHDFIGKELSLKWKLPESISEAIEHHHLPSSSAKHKVLSSIVHLADSMTQEFHVGDCFWDKQINFDIDVVELLKFKSAELMARFVGEYNEIFIDTAESINL, from the coding sequence ATGATTTCAGCAGAAAACCCGGCAGCACGAACCTTAAAAAAGATTGAGTCACTCAAAAACCTCATATCAATTCCGAAAATTATTTTAGAGGTAAACCATCATTTAAGTTCGGATCCGGGGAATATGGTTAAACTGGGCAAATTAATAAGTCGAGATCAGGGTTTAACCACGAAAGTTGTAGCTGTAGCAAATTCTCCATTGTATGGACTTCAGAGAAAAGTCACTTCAATTGAGTTCGCATTAATGATAATGGGAACAGATGAGATTCAGCGGATTGTGACTGCCGTTTCATTATCCGATTCCCTCAAATTCAGTTCGAATGAAAATTTCAACTATCTTGACTATTGGAAACACTCTATGGTAGTTGGAGCCGCGGCAAAGGATATTTCAATCAGACTTGGGTTTTCTGATCTTTCGGGGGAAGCATTTTTAGCCGGGATGCTTCATGACGTTGGAATGCAGATTATCGCTCAATACTTTCCTAACGAATATGTGGCAATTATTGACGCTTCTAAAAATGGGAGAAAATTCTTTGACGCCGAGAAAGAAATTTTGGGTGTCGGTCATGATTTTATCGGAAAAGAATTAAGCTTGAAGTGGAAACTCCCTGAGAGTATCTCAGAAGCAATCGAACATCATCATCTCCCCTCCTCATCAGCAAAGCATAAAGTATTGAGTTCAATAGTTCATCTTGCCGATTCGATGACACAAGAATTTCATGTTGGGGATTGTTTCTGGGATAAACAAATCAATTTTGACATTGACGTGGTGGAACTCTTGAAATTCAAATCCGCCGAATTGATGGCCCGCTTTGTTGGCGAGTACAATGAAATCTTTATCGATACGGCTGAGTCTATAAATCTGTAA
- the mgrA gene encoding L-glyceraldehyde 3-phosphate reductase has protein sequence MSSNNYLAKDDRYEKMQYRRCGRSGIKLPAISLGLWHNFGGVDIYENYRAVLRRAFDLGITHFDLANNYGPPAGSAEENFGRILKQDFHSYRDELIISTKAGYWMWNGPYGEWGSRKYLLSSLDQSLKRMNLDYVDIFYSHRFDPETPLEETMGALASAINQGKALYVGVSNYSAEMTAKASQLLKEMGIHCLIHQPKYSMFERWVEGGLLDILSNEGIGCIPFSPLAQGLLTDRYLKGVPEGSRASKAHGFLKSHDITEHKVSIIKKLNEIAEVRNQSLAQMAIAWLLKDERITSVLIGASSISQLDNNVASLNNLGFTGSELGSIERILSDYK, from the coding sequence ATGAGTTCTAATAATTACTTAGCTAAAGATGACCGGTATGAAAAAATGCAATATAGAAGATGCGGACGAAGCGGAATAAAATTACCCGCGATATCACTTGGATTGTGGCATAATTTCGGGGGAGTTGATATTTATGAAAATTACCGCGCTGTTTTAAGAAGAGCGTTCGATCTCGGTATTACTCATTTCGATTTGGCAAATAATTACGGCCCTCCGGCTGGTTCAGCCGAAGAAAATTTTGGAAGAATATTAAAGCAAGATTTTCATTCATATCGCGATGAACTTATTATTTCAACTAAAGCCGGTTATTGGATGTGGAATGGTCCATACGGTGAATGGGGCTCAAGAAAATACCTCCTCTCAAGTTTAGATCAGAGCTTAAAACGGATGAATCTCGATTATGTTGACATATTTTATTCTCACCGGTTCGATCCGGAAACCCCCCTTGAAGAAACCATGGGAGCATTGGCTTCAGCTATTAACCAGGGCAAAGCACTTTATGTGGGGGTCTCAAATTATTCCGCAGAAATGACGGCAAAAGCTTCACAATTACTCAAGGAGATGGGAATCCATTGTTTAATCCACCAACCAAAGTACTCAATGTTCGAACGCTGGGTTGAAGGGGGATTATTAGATATTCTTTCAAATGAAGGAATTGGATGTATTCCATTTTCACCTCTTGCGCAAGGATTATTAACCGACAGATACTTAAAAGGTGTACCGGAAGGTTCCCGCGCTTCTAAAGCTCATGGTTTCCTAAAATCACATGATATAACCGAACATAAAGTAAGTATTATAAAGAAGTTAAACGAAATAGCTGAGGTCAGAAATCAGTCGTTAGCTCAAATGGCAATTGCCTGGTTGTTGAAAGATGAGAGGATAACTTCGGTTTTAATTGGAGCAAGTTCTATATCTCAACTTGATAATAATGTGGCAAGTTTGAATAATCTTGGATTCACCGGATCAGAGCTTGGGAGCATAGAGAGGATTCTATCAGATTATAAGTAA
- a CDS encoding septation protein SpoVG family protein has translation MKIVRMSKLENSNGKTQAYFDIQTSDGIVLKGFRIVSGTNGLFVSAPNEKGKDGKYYDTIVLPKEMKEELQKTALEEFENS, from the coding sequence ATGAAAATTGTCCGAATGAGCAAACTCGAAAATAGTAACGGAAAAACTCAAGCCTATTTTGATATTCAAACTTCTGATGGAATTGTACTCAAAGGATTCAGAATTGTAAGCGGAACTAATGGACTTTTTGTATCTGCGCCAAATGAAAAGGGGAAAGATGGCAAGTATTATGACACAATCGTTCTCCCCAAAGAAATGAAAGAGGAACTTCAGAAAACCGCACTTGAGGAATTTGAAAATTCTTAA
- the dinB gene encoding DNA polymerase IV — protein sequence MRTIFHLDLDAFFVSVERILDPKLEGKPVIVGGDPHGRGVVTACSYEAREYGLHSAMPIRTAYKLCPHGIYLHGHHKEYTRFSKSVKAILQDYAPVLEQASIDEFYMDFSGCRNIYGSLFMFASKIQKEIKEKTGLPCSIGIGSNKTIAKIGSDCMKPNGITYVLPGMEKEFLAPMPVQTIPGVGKVTLKSLNSKGFYKIGDITKVSADYFTAAYGKYGLDLWKKANGEGNTIFYVEYERKNISRETTFDSDKVDKKELENILFNLIGKACQSMRNKGWQAETISIKLRYTDFNTLTRAKTIQATDDDKEVFETAVKLLRKAYTRRVGIRLIGIHLSKFIEYSEQEFLFDDEKVARKKMLHAVQKIRDKYGYSSIRVGAV from the coding sequence ATGAGAACAATATTTCATCTCGATCTTGACGCATTCTTTGTTTCGGTAGAGAGAATCCTCGACCCGAAACTTGAAGGTAAACCGGTGATTGTCGGCGGGGATCCTCATGGACGTGGAGTAGTTACCGCCTGTTCCTACGAAGCCCGTGAATATGGCCTTCATTCGGCAATGCCCATTAGAACCGCCTATAAACTTTGCCCTCATGGAATCTACCTCCACGGGCATCATAAAGAGTACACCCGCTTTTCAAAATCTGTAAAAGCAATATTGCAGGATTATGCCCCGGTTTTAGAGCAGGCTTCAATCGATGAGTTTTATATGGATTTCAGCGGCTGCAGAAATATCTACGGCTCACTTTTTATGTTCGCTTCAAAAATTCAGAAAGAGATTAAAGAAAAAACCGGATTACCCTGCTCAATAGGAATCGGCTCAAATAAAACTATCGCCAAAATTGGGTCCGATTGCATGAAACCAAATGGAATTACCTATGTTTTGCCCGGAATGGAAAAGGAATTTTTAGCTCCTATGCCTGTTCAAACAATCCCCGGTGTTGGTAAGGTTACACTAAAATCACTAAACTCTAAAGGATTTTATAAAATTGGGGATATTACTAAAGTCTCAGCCGATTATTTTACCGCGGCTTATGGTAAATATGGACTCGATTTGTGGAAAAAAGCTAACGGAGAGGGGAACACAATATTTTATGTAGAATATGAAAGAAAAAATATTTCCCGCGAAACTACATTTGATTCAGATAAAGTTGATAAAAAAGAATTGGAAAATATATTATTTAATTTGATCGGGAAGGCGTGCCAATCCATGCGTAATAAAGGTTGGCAGGCTGAGACTATAAGCATTAAACTTAGATATACCGATTTTAACACACTCACTCGGGCTAAAACAATTCAAGCTACCGATGACGATAAGGAGGTTTTTGAAACCGCCGTAAAACTTTTACGCAAAGCATATACCCGCCGGGTGGGAATTCGTTTGATCGGAATCCATCTCTCAAAGTTTATAGAATATAGCGAGCAGGAGTTTCTTTTTGATGATGAGAAGGTCGCAAGGAAGAAAATGCTTCATGCGGTTCAAAAAATTAGAGATAAATATGGGTACTCTTCTATTAGAGTAGGTGCTGTTTAA
- a CDS encoding type II toxin-antitoxin system VapB family antitoxin, with protein MRISIVIDDKLMELAIKTSGLSTKKEVVEEGLKLLVKVKKQKRLKMLKGQLTWEGNLDKLRTKK; from the coding sequence ATGAGAATAAGTATTGTAATAGATGATAAATTAATGGAACTTGCAATCAAAACAAGCGGGTTGAGTACGAAGAAAGAGGTGGTTGAAGAGGGACTTAAACTTTTAGTTAAGGTTAAAAAGCAGAAACGCTTAAAAATGCTAAAAGGACAGTTAACTTGGGAAGGAAATCTTGATAAACTGCGAACTAAGAAATGA
- a CDS encoding DNA polymerase III subunit alpha, translated as MLSIHLHSNYSLLQGTIPIDQIISFAKENNCTYAALTDTNAMYGLLQFAQRSAQNGIKPILGAQIDDPQNKNYSAIFLAKNNEGYSELCKLITSRKLKEDFSLIDAVKNSSGNLFILISSYELLKFLLPISNSNIYVELISTKRQKKNTRALYEFALENKLPIVATHPAYFITPEDHLLQKVVTAIRLNTTLKNISDEDTIDEECSLVKPEVLKKTWRAFPETLWNVEHIVQNCNVNLKFGEHKFPNYPLPNGETSFSYLWKIAFRGLEEKYKPITDKAVKRLQYELEVIDELGYCDYFLVVWDIVRESKSRQMMSIGRGSAANSLVAYCLGFTQVDPIEQNLYFERFLNRGRKSPPDVDLDFSWRERDEIVKYVYDRYGYDKVAMISTTVTFRARSAFREVAKVFGISESEINKFSKFIPWTSAHNLPHLAEKFPEAKSLHFKEEPWKSIIDIASKLAGFPRHLSIHPSGIIVAPESMTNYVALEYAKNKGLGLIITQPDMYPIEEFGLVKIDLLSQRSLGVLRDTMKRIKGKMKDDKPVSTQIFKIN; from the coding sequence ATGCTCTCTATTCATCTTCATTCAAACTATTCTTTACTGCAGGGTACAATTCCTATTGATCAGATAATCTCCTTTGCAAAAGAGAATAATTGTACCTATGCCGCGTTAACTGATACGAACGCCATGTACGGATTACTTCAATTCGCCCAGCGCTCTGCTCAGAACGGAATAAAACCAATACTGGGCGCTCAAATTGATGACCCTCAAAACAAAAATTATTCGGCAATATTTTTAGCGAAAAACAATGAGGGATACTCCGAGCTGTGTAAACTTATCACCAGCCGGAAACTCAAAGAAGATTTTTCTCTGATTGATGCCGTTAAAAATAGTTCCGGCAATCTTTTTATTCTTATTTCTTCTTATGAATTATTGAAGTTTCTGCTGCCCATCAGCAATTCGAATATTTATGTGGAATTAATTTCAACCAAGAGACAGAAAAAAAATACCCGCGCATTGTATGAGTTTGCCCTTGAAAATAAATTGCCAATTGTTGCGACTCATCCCGCGTATTTTATAACACCGGAAGATCATCTTCTCCAAAAAGTAGTTACCGCAATTCGGCTCAACACAACGCTAAAAAATATCAGTGATGAAGACACTATTGATGAGGAGTGCTCGCTCGTAAAACCTGAAGTGCTGAAAAAAACCTGGCGCGCTTTTCCCGAAACACTTTGGAATGTAGAGCACATTGTTCAAAACTGTAATGTTAATCTGAAATTCGGCGAGCACAAATTTCCAAACTATCCTTTGCCTAATGGGGAAACCTCTTTCTCATATTTATGGAAAATCGCGTTTCGAGGACTCGAAGAAAAATATAAACCGATTACCGATAAAGCGGTTAAACGCCTTCAATACGAGCTCGAGGTAATTGACGAGCTTGGCTACTGCGATTATTTTTTAGTTGTTTGGGATATTGTGAGAGAATCGAAAAGCAGACAGATGATGTCGATCGGGCGGGGTTCGGCGGCAAATAGTTTAGTAGCTTACTGTCTCGGATTTACTCAAGTAGATCCGATTGAACAAAATTTATATTTCGAAAGATTTTTAAATAGAGGAAGAAAATCTCCTCCCGACGTGGATCTCGATTTCTCATGGCGCGAGCGTGATGAAATTGTAAAATATGTTTATGATAGATATGGTTACGATAAAGTGGCAATGATTTCTACTACCGTTACATTCAGAGCCCGTTCGGCGTTTCGTGAAGTAGCTAAAGTGTTCGGCATTTCTGAATCGGAGATAAATAAGTTCAGTAAATTTATTCCATGGACAAGTGCGCACAATCTTCCTCATCTTGCCGAAAAATTCCCGGAGGCTAAATCACTCCATTTCAAAGAGGAGCCATGGAAAAGTATAATTGATATCGCGTCAAAACTCGCGGGCTTTCCGCGCCATCTCAGCATTCATCCAAGCGGAATTATTGTCGCGCCGGAATCAATGACTAACTATGTGGCGCTGGAATATGCGAAAAACAAGGGGCTGGGATTGATTATAACTCAACCCGATATGTACCCGATTGAAGAATTCGGATTGGTAAAAATTGATTTGCTGAGCCAGCGCTCACTCGGTGTTTTACGCGACACTATGAAACGTATTAAAGGTAAAATGAAAGATGATAAACCGGTATCAACTCAAATCTTCAAGATTAATTAA
- a CDS encoding SRPBCC family protein, producing the protein MLHDKITVEITVAASVEKVWNLWTNPKHIIYWNNASDDWHTPRAENDLKPGGRFSYRMEAKDGSSQFDFEGIYDEVKTFQMISYTLGDGRKVEIIFSANEDETKIVESFQPESTHSLEMQQFGWQSILNNFKNYAETFDKLETLFFQIEINAERNKVYTTMLDKKGFSEWTSIFNPSSRFEGNWQKDSKILFIGTNQEGQTEGMVAIIAENIPGKFVHIKYNGIVMANKEITSGPDIDGWAGGSEKYFFDDHNGHTLLKVEMDANPQFKSYFIETYPKALEKLKLICESVE; encoded by the coding sequence ATGTTACATGATAAAATAACAGTTGAAATTACTGTAGCCGCATCTGTTGAAAAGGTGTGGAATCTATGGACCAATCCAAAACATATTATTTATTGGAATAATGCCTCGGATGACTGGCATACACCTCGTGCCGAAAATGATTTAAAGCCGGGAGGCCGATTTTCATATAGAATGGAGGCGAAAGATGGAAGCTCTCAATTCGATTTCGAAGGAATTTATGATGAAGTTAAAACCTTTCAAATGATTTCATATACATTGGGTGATGGAAGAAAGGTTGAGATTATTTTTTCTGCGAATGAAGATGAAACAAAAATAGTTGAATCATTTCAACCCGAATCTACTCATTCACTTGAAATGCAGCAATTCGGCTGGCAGTCAATCTTGAATAATTTTAAAAACTATGCCGAAACATTCGACAAACTCGAAACATTATTCTTTCAAATAGAAATTAATGCCGAACGCAATAAAGTTTACACTACCATGCTCGATAAAAAAGGATTTTCTGAATGGACTTCAATATTTAATCCCTCTTCCCGTTTTGAGGGGAATTGGCAGAAGGATTCTAAGATTTTGTTTATCGGAACTAACCAGGAAGGTCAGACTGAAGGCATGGTTGCCATTATAGCCGAAAATATACCGGGTAAATTTGTTCACATAAAGTATAATGGGATTGTGATGGCGAATAAAGAAATTACTAGCGGCCCCGATATTGATGGATGGGCTGGCGGCTCTGAAAAATATTTTTTTGATGACCATAATGGCCATACATTGCTAAAAGTTGAAATGGACGCAAATCCTCAATTTAAATCCTACTTTATCGAGACTTATCCAAAAGCTTTGGAAAAGTTAAAATTGATTTGTGAATCGGTTGAGTAA